The stretch of DNA TCTCGAAGTCCTCCCGAGTGGCCCACTGCGTGTAGACGAAGTAGCGGTCTTCCCCGGCGACGGGGCGCAGCAGCTGGAAACCCTCGAAGCCCGGGGAGCCGTCCACCGAGTGCTTGCGCGCAGCGAAGCGCGTCTCCAGTTCGGATCCTGCCTCGACGGGAACCTTGAGGGCGTTAATGACAACGATGGACACTTTTGCTCCTTCCGGGCCCGGATTCACCGGGCCGCTTGTCCTTCCACGCTACCGCAAGCAGGCCCCGGCATGTATGCCGGGGCCTGCTTTAGACGACTCTTACATCACTGTTTAGTGAACCGAGGCCGGCTTACGCGTAGGGGTCCGCGATACCAATGTACTGGGTGGTGGTGTATTCTGCGATGCCTTCGGAGCCACCTTCCCGGCCTAGGCCCGAGTGCTTGACGCCGCCAAAGGGTGCGGCCGCGTTGGAGATCACGCCGGCGTTGAAGCCCACCATGCCGAATTCCAGTTGTTCGCTCACGCGCAGCAGGCGGGAGAAGTCCTTCGTGTACAGGTAGGACGCTAACCCGTATTCGGTGGAGTTGGCGATGCGGATGGCGTCGTCCTCATCGGTGAACGTGGTGACAGGTGCCACCGGGCCAAAGATTTCCTGGTGCAGGATCGCAGCGTCGTTGGCGACGTTGCCCAGCACTGTTGGCTGGTAGAAGTATCCCTCGCCCTCCACCACGTCTCCTCCGGCTAAGACGGTGGCACCTTCGGCGACGGCGGCGGTGACCAGTGCGTGGATGTTGGCGCGAGCCTTTTCCTCAATGATGGGTCCGACGTCGGTCCCTGCCTCAGTGCCGCGGCCCACCGTCAGCGCCCNCATGCGGGCAGCGAGCTTGGCAGTAAACTCAGTGGCCACCGATTCGTGCACCAGGAAGCGGTTGGCAGCCGTGCAGGCCTCGCCCATGTTGCGCATCTTCGCCGCCATGGCACCCTCGACGGCGGCATCCAGATCGGCGTCCTCGAACACCAGGAACGGGGCGTTGCNCCCTAGCTCCATGGACGTGCGCAGCACGTTCTCGGTGGCTGCGGCCATGAGCTGCTTGCCTACACTAGTGGACCCGGTAAAGGAGAGTTTGCGCAGGCGGGGATCTGCCAGCAGCGGCCCGGAGATGGAGGAGGCGCGCGAACCTGCGACGACGTTCAGCACGCCGTCGGGCAGTCCGGCCTCCTGCATCACGACGGCAANAAGTTGGGACGTCAGTGGCGTCAGCTTCGCCGGCTTGAGCACCATGGTGCAGCCGGCCGCCACGGCCGGGCCCACCTTGCGGGTGGCCATGGCCAAAGGGAAGTTCCACGGCGTGATCAGCAGGCACGGACCCACGGGTTTCTTCGCCACCAGAATCTTGTTCTTGCCCTCGGNGGAGGTGAGGTAGCGGCCGTAGTCGCGCACCGCTTCCTCGGAGTTCCAGCGCANAAACTCCGCACCGTAGGCCACTTCCCCACGGGCCTCGGCCAACGGCTTACCCATTTCCAGGCTCATCAGCAGCGCAAAGTCCTCTGCGCGCTCCGTGACAAGCTCAAAGGCCTTGCGCAGGATCTCGGCCCGCACGCGCGGCGCGGTCCTGGCCCAAGAGGCCTGGGCTGCGCAGGCGGCGTCAAGGGCGGCCATGGCGTCCTCGCCGTTGCCGTCCGCTATGGACGTTAGGACCTTGCCGGTGGCAGGATCGTGGACGTCAAGCGTCTTCCCACTGGCGGCGTTGCGCCATTGCCCGTTGATGAGCAGCCCGGTGGGGACGGAGGCGAGCAGTTCCGCTTCGCGGTTGGCTGTGATGGTCATGTGAGTGCTCCTCAATAACTTGTGGTCGGGCCAGTGTCTGCGGCCGGGACATATTTGTTGGCCAGGGCTTCGCTGCCGCGTGCCAGCAGTGCGACGTCGGCGCCGGTGAGGATGAAATCCACCCCAGCGTCCAAATATCGGCGGGCGGTGGCTTCGGCGAAGGCGTTCACACCAACCGGCTTGCCGGCTGCGTTGGCCAGTGTGATGCAGAGTTCCACGGCGGCCACCACGTCGGGGTGTTCCTGCTGCCCCAGCACCCNCATCGAAGCGGCGAGATCGGACGGGCCGAGGAAGACGGCGTCGATCCCGTCCACGGCCATGATCGACTCGAGGTTCTCCACGGCCTGGGTGGACTCGATCTGGACGATGACGGTGATGGTGTCCGTTGCCCGGGTCAGATAGTCCGGGACGCGGTTCCACCGTGCCGAACGGGCCAGCGCCGAGCCCACACCGCGCACACCGTGCGGCGGGTAGCGGGTAGCGGCGACCGCAGCCCGGGCGTCGTCGGCCGTGTGGACCATGGGGATCAACAGGGACTGTGCGCCCAGGTCCAGATACTGCTTGATGATCACGGTGTCGTTGACGGGTGGACGCACTACGGCCGTGACCGAATAACTGCTCACGGCCTGGAGCTGGGCCAGGATGCCCTCGAGCCCGTTGGGGCTGTGCTCGGCGTCCACCAGCAGCCAGTCAAGTCCGGCACCGGCACAAATTTCTGCCACGAGCGGGCTGCCGGAGCACACCCACATGCCCGCCAGCGGCCGGTTGGATACTGCCAAGGCATCCTTGAAGGACGGGGCAAGGTTCACTCGAAGCGGCATGTGATGGTCCCCAACTTTCCGTAGTCGGCAANAACAGTGTNCCCTGGATTGACCCACATGGGCCGGGTGAAAGAGCCTGCGAGGATAAGTTCCCCGGCCTTGAGTCCGTCCCCGTGCGGGGCGATCTTGTTGGCCAGCCACGACACACCTTGGGCGGNGTGGTTCAACACGCCGGCCGCGACGCCGGTCTCCTCAACTGTCTGGTTCTTGTACAGGATGGCGGCCACCCAGCGCAGGTCGACGTCGTCGGGCCGCACCGGGATGCCGCCCACCACCATGGCGCCCATGGCGGCGTTGTCGCTGATGGTGTCCACGATGGTCCGGCCCTCCATCTCGATCCTGGAATCCAGGATCTCCAGGGCAGGCACCACGTATTCGGTGGCGCGCAGCACGTCAAAGATGGTGGCGTTGGGCCCCTCGATGTCCTCCTTGAGCAGGAACGCCAGCTCCACCTCAATGCGCGGGTGTGAATACTGTTTCCATTCCACGGTGCAGCCGTTCTCCAGGATCATGTCCTTGAAAATGACCCCGTAATCCGGTTCGGTGATGCCGGTGGCGTACTGCATGGCCTTGGACGTCAGGCCGATCTTGTGCCCGCCCAGCACTCGCCCGGCAGCCTCGCCACGCTCACGCCACAACCGCTGGACACGGTAGGAGTCCTCCACCGTCATCTCCGGGTAGCGCTGCGTCAGCCGGGGCACCGGGACCCGGCTCCTGCCAGCCTCCACAAGTTCGTCGGCAATGCCGGCAATAGTTGCATCATCGAGCATGGTGTATCTCCTCAATCGCTGGTGATCAACGGCGGATGGGGTATTTACCCGCCGCCCGCTTCGCGGGTGCCCGAAAGAACTGGACCGCGGGCCCCACCCGAGCTTGCGAGGAGAGGGTAGGTCTAGGTCGTACTCCCGCGGGCAAAATGCCCCATCCGCCGTGGTGTTTGCTAGAGCTGGGTGCCCAACTTGAACCCGCGGTCTTCGCCCGGTTCGCGGGTGTAGGAGAAGCCGTCGGCGCCGACAGTGACGGACATTTCGGAGGTGTCGGTGCGCTTGATGACCGGCTGCGGGTTGCCGTCCAGGTCCAGGACCAGGGAGGCCTCGGTGTACCAGGACGGGACCACGGCGTTGCCCCACCAGTCGCGGCGCTGGTTGTCGTGGACGTCCCACGTGATGGTGGGGTTGTCCGGGTCGCCGGTGTAGTAGTCCTGGGTGTAGATTTCCACGCGGTGGTTATCCGGGTCCAGGATGTACAGGTAGAACGCGTTGGAGACGCCGTGACGGCCGGGGCCGCGCTCGATCCGGTCGGAGATGCGCAGCGCGCCCATCTTGTCGCAGATTTGGATGATGTTGTGCTTCTCATGCGTGGCGAAGGCAACGTGGTGCATGCNGGGTCCGTCGCCGCCGGTCAGGGCCGTGTCATGGACGGTCTGCTTGCGGTGCATCCAAGCGGCGTAGGTGACGCCGTCGGAGTCCTTGATGTCCTCGGAGACGCGGAAGCCCAAGTCCTCGAGGTACTTGCGCCCGCGCGGTACATCTGGGGTGACCTGGTTGAAGTGATCCAGCCGGACCAGTTCGCCGGCCGAGTACAGGTCATAGCGTTGGGTGAGGCGCTCCACGTGTTCGGTCTCGTAGAAGAATTCGTAGGGGAATCCCAGCGGGTCTTCGACGCGGACGGAATCGCCAATGCCCTTGGTGAAGCCGTCCTTGCGGCGCTCGGTGCGGCAGCCCATCTCCTTGTAATAGGTTTCGGCAGCGTCCACCTCGGCGGNGGACTTCACCCGGTAGGCGAAAGCGGCGGCGGCGGCGATGGGGCCCTTGCGCAACACCAGGTTATGGTGGATGAACTCCTCCAGGGAGCGCAGGTAGATGGTGTTCTCGTCTTCTTCAGTGACGTGCAGACCCAGCACGTCCACGTAGAACTCGCGGGACTTAGCCAGATCGGTGACGACGAGCTCCATGTAGGCACAGCGGACAATGTCAGGTGCCGGGGCGGTGGNGGTGGGGACAAAGTTAGTCATGATGTACTCCTCGTTGAGTGGGGATGCCTGCTGGGAGATGCTTAGTGGCGGATGCCTAATTGCTGGTGGAAGCGCCGAATTTTGGTGTGTGGACGGCGCCGAGGGTGATGTGCACGGCCTGCTGGTCGGTATAGAAGTCGATGGAGCGGAAGCCGCCCTCATGGCCCAAACCGGATGCCTTGACGCCGCCGAACGGGGTGCGCAGGTCACGCACGTTGTGGCTGTTTAGCCACACCATGCCGGCCTCGACGTTTTGGGCGAAGTTGTGGGCGCGGGTCAGGTTCTGCGTCCAGATGTAGGCGGCGAGCCCGTACTTGACGCCGTTGGCCAACTCCAGCGCCTCTTCGTCGGTGTCGAAGGNGGTGATGGCGACGACGGGGCCGAAGATTTCCTCCTGGAAGATCCGTGCCTCGGGCTTCACATCCGCAAAGACGGTGGNGGCTACGTAGTTGCCGTGGTCCAGCCCCTCGGNGCGCCCGCCGCCAGCCAGCAGGCGGCCCTCGGACTTGCCAATGTCAACGTAGGACATGACCTTGTTGTAGTGCTCGGNGTGAACCAGGGCGCCCACCTCGGTCTTGGGATCGTGCGGGTCCCCGACCACAATATTCTTGGCGCGGGCGGCGTACTTTTCACAGAATTCGTCGTAGATGGAGCGCTCAACCAGAATGCGTGAGCCAGCCGTGCAGCGCTCGCCGTTGAGGGAGAAGACGCCGAACAGTGCGGAGTCGATCGCGGCGTCGAAGTCGGCGTCGGCAAACACTACGCAAGGGCTCTTGCCGCCCAGTTCCATGGACAGGCCCTTCAGGTTCGTGGCGGCGTTGCGGAAGATGGTTTGGCCAGTGGTGGTTTCGCCGGTGAAGGAGATCAGCGGGACGTCGGNGTGCTTGACGAGTGCGTCTCCTGCTTCTTCGCCGAGGCCGTTGACCAGGTTGAACACACCCTGGGGTAGTCCGGCTTCCTCGAAGATTCCGGCCCACAGTGAGGCGGAGAGCGGGGTGAACTCAGCCGGCTTGAGCACCACGGTGCAGCCCGAGGCCAGCGAAGNGGCCAGCTTCCAAGACTCGAGCATGAACGGCGTGTTCCAGGNGGTGATGAGCCCGGCGACACCGATCGGCTTGCGGTTCACGTAGTTGATCTGGGAGCCGGGGACCTTCATGGCGTCGTCGAACTGGGCCACGATCAAGTCGGCAAAGAAACGGAAGTTTTCAGCGGCACGCATGGCCTGGCCGCGTGCCTGGGTGATGGGCAGGCCGGAGTCAAAGCTCTCCAGCTCCGCCAGGCGCGCTTCCTGGGCCTCGACGGCGTCGGCGATCTTGTTCAGGATGCGTGAACGCTCGCGCGGCTTCATGCGCGGCCATGGCCCGTCGTTGAAGGCCTTGGTTGCAGCGGCCACGGCCAGGTCGATGTCTTCCTTCTGGCCAGCGGCGGCGGTGGCGTAGTTGGTGTTCGACACGGGATCTAGGACGTNCAACGTTGCGCCATTGACGGAGTCGACGAACTTTCCGTCAATGTAGTGCTGGATGCGGGTGGGAAGGTTTTCCGGTACGTAGTGATCAGCCATTGAGTTGGTCCTATTCTTCAGTGCTGTGTTGGGTGGGAGGTTCGCGCCAAGTAGGCGTCGAGAGTGGCGGTGCGGTGGGCACGGGCGGCGTGTTCGACATCGTCCGGCCCGGCACCGCTTTCGATCAGCGCCAGCAGTGCTTCATGCTCGGCCACTGACTGCTGTGCGCGGCCGGGGACGTAGCTGAACGTGGAGGAACGCAGCGCCTGCAGCCGGTTCCAACCACGGTGGACAAGGTCCAGGATGTGCGGGTTGGGGCAGTTCTCAAACAGTATGCTGTGGAAGTCCAGGTTCAGCGCCGTGAACAAAATCGGGTCGAAATCGGCTAGGCATTCGCGCATTTNTGTGTTCACTGCCCGAGCCCGGGCAATATCGGCTGCTGAGATCATGGGCGCGGAAAGTGCCGTGGCGGCGCCTTCCACAATGCTCAGGGTCTGCATGGTGTACAGGTATTCGGTCGGGTCTATCCCGGCCACCGTGGCACCAATGTTGCGTTCAAAGATGATGTAGCTTTCCGCCTCCAGCCGGCGGATGGCTTCGCGGACCGGGACCACGGAGAATCCCAGGTCGTCAGCAATCTTGGCCAGCACCAGCCGGTAGCCGGNGGTGTATTTCCCGGCCAGGATCTTGTCCTTGATGGCCGCGTAGGCCTGCTCGGACTTGCTGCCTGCAGGTGCGCCGGCTGACTGGGTGATCACGGCTGCGCAGCCGGGTTGGGGTGCGTGGCGGCCCACTCGGAGAACTTCGCCCGCCAGTCGGCATTCATCGGGTACAGGCCCTCGACGCTGTTGCCTTCGGCGACCATCTGGGCGATGAACGTTTCCTCGTGCTCCTGGGCGATGGCGTCGTCCGCCACTTCCTGTGCCAACGACGGCGGGATCACCAGCACGCCGTCGGAGTCCCCGACAATGATGTCCCCTGGCTGGACGGTGGCGCCGCCGCAGGAGATGGTCAGATCGGTGTCCCACGGGATGTGCTTGCGGCCCAACACGGCGGGGTGCGCGCCGGTGAAGAACGTGGGCATCTCCAGCGCTGCCAC from Arthrobacter polaris encodes:
- a CDS encoding antibiotic biosynthesis monooxygenase; the encoded protein is MSIVVINALKVPVEAGSELETRFAARKHSVDGSPGFEGFQLLRPVAGEDRYFVYTQWATREDFENWRAKRAGHDHAAQAPVASGMDLLEFEVVDLG
- a CDS encoding NAD-dependent succinate-semialdehyde dehydrogenase; this translates as MTITANREAELLASVPTGLLINGQWRNAASGKTLDVHDPATGKVLTSIADGNGEDAMAALDAACAAQASWARTAPRVRAEILRKAFELVTERAEDFALLMSLEMGKPLAEARGEVAYGAEFXRWNSEEAVRDYGRYLTSXEGKNKILVAKKPVGPCLLITPWNFPLAMATRKVGPAVAAGCTMVLKPAKLTPLTSQLXAVVMQEAGLPDGVLNVVAGSRASSISGPLLADPRLRKLSFTGSTSVGKQLMAAATENVLRTSMELGXNAPFLVFEDADLDAAVEGAMAAKMRNMGEACTAANRFLVHESVATEFTAKLAARMXALTVGRGTEAGTDVGPIIEEKARANIHALVTAAVAEGATVLAGGDVVEGEGYFYQPTVLGNVANDAAILHQEIFGPVAPVTTFTDEDDAIRIANSTEYGLASYLYTKDFSRLLRVSEQLEFGMVGFNAGVISNAAAPFGGVKHSGLGREGGSEGIAEYTTTQYIGIADPYA
- a CDS encoding HpcH/HpaI aldolase/citrate lyase family protein → MPLRVNLAPSFKDALAVSNRPLAGMWVCSGSPLVAEICAGAGLDWLLVDAEHSPNGLEGILAQLQAVSSYSVTAVVRPPVNDTVIIKQYLDLGAQSLLIPMVHTADDARAAVAATRYPPHGVRGVGSALARSARWNRVPDYLTRATDTITVIVQIESTQAVENLESIMAVDGIDAVFLGPSDLAASMXVLGQQEHPDVVAAVELCITLANAAGKPVGVNAFAEATARRYLDAGVDFILTGADVALLARGSEALANKYVPAADTGPTTSY
- the hpaH gene encoding 2-oxo-hept-4-ene-1,7-dioate hydratase, with the translated sequence MLDDATIAGIADELVEAGRSRVPVPRLTQRYPEMTVEDSYRVQRLWRERGEAAGRVLGGHKIGLTSKAMQYATGITEPDYGVIFKDMILENGCTVEWKQYSHPRIEVELAFLLKEDIEGPNATIFDVLRATEYVVPALEILDSRIEMEGRTIVDTISDNAAMGAMVVGGIPVRPDDVDLRWVAAILYKNQTVEETGVAAGVLNHXAQGVSWLANKIAPHGDGLKAGELILAGSFTRPMWVNPGXTVXADYGKLGTITCRFE
- the hpaD gene encoding 3,4-dihydroxyphenylacetate 2,3-dioxygenase; translation: MTNFVPTXTAPAPDIVRCAYMELVVTDLAKSREFYVDVLGLHVTEEDENTIYLRSLEEFIHHNLVLRKGPIAAAAAFAYRVKSXAEVDAAETYYKEMGCRTERRKDGFTKGIGDSVRVEDPLGFPYEFFYETEHVERLTQRYDLYSAGELVRLDHFNQVTPDVPRGRKYLEDLGFRVSEDIKDSDGVTYAAWMHRKQTVHDTALTGGDGPXMHHVAFATHEKHNIIQICDKMGALRISDRIERGPGRHGVSNAFYLYILDPDNHRVEIYTQDYYTGDPDNPTITWDVHDNQRRDWWGNAVVPSWYTEASLVLDLDGNPQPVIKRTDTSEMSVTVGADGFSYTREPGEDRGFKLGTQL
- the hpaE gene encoding 5-carboxymethyl-2-hydroxymuconate semialdehyde dehydrogenase — encoded protein: MADHYVPENLPTRIQHYIDGKFVDSVNGATLXVLDPVSNTNYATAAAGQKEDIDLAVAAATKAFNDGPWPRMKPRERSRILNKIADAVEAQEARLAELESFDSGLPITQARGQAMRAAENFRFFADLIVAQFDDAMKVPGSQINYVNRKPIGVAGLITXWNTPFMLESWKLAXSLASGCTVVLKPAEFTPLSASLWAGIFEEAGLPQGVFNLVNGLGEEAGDALVKHXDVPLISFTGETTTGQTIFRNAATNLKGLSMELGGKSPCVVFADADFDAAIDSALFGVFSLNGERCTAGSRILVERSIYDEFCEKYAARAKNIVVGDPHDPKTEVGALVHXEHYNKVMSYVDIGKSEGRLLAGGGRXEGLDHGNYVAXTVFADVKPEARIFQEEIFGPVVAITXFDTDEEALELANGVKYGLAAYIWTQNLTRAHNFAQNVEAGMVWLNSHNVRDLRTPFGGVKASGLGHEGGFRSIDFYTDQQAVHITLGAVHTPKFGASTSN
- a CDS encoding GntR family transcriptional regulator, translating into MTQSAGAPAGSKSEQAYAAIKDKILAGKYTXGYRLVLAKIADDLGFSVVPVREAIRRLEAESYIIFERNIGATVAGIDPTEYLYTMQTLSIVEGAATALSAPMISAADIARARAVNTXMRECLADFDPILFTALNLDFHSILFENCPNPHILDLVHRGWNRLQALRSSTFSYVPGRAQQSVAEHEALLALIESGAGPDDVEHAARAHRTATLDAYLARTSHPTQH